In Acidaminococcus fermentans DSM 20731, one genomic interval encodes:
- a CDS encoding formate/nitrite transporter family protein translates to MCYTLAKPHLGGYKSDNSRRITGKMTKIIPSSLAAGFCIGLGGAVFLLQTEKLVGAVLFCLGLYTICEMQFHLFTGRVCYALEQPLWQWLRFPVIWCGNWLGTGLAAGLLSLTRVGPAARQAAQVLVRAKDGDTLLSLFVLGFFCNIFVYIAVEGYKTFPLALGKYLAIFVGITVFIMSGYEHSVADMFYYFMAGRMDPEALVRLLVITAGNVCGGWAAWGARQAGKRAAR, encoded by the coding sequence GTGTGCTATACTTTGGCCAAACCCCATCTGGGGGGATACAAATCCGATAATTCAAGGAGGATAACTGGTAAAATGACAAAAATCATACCTTCTTCCCTTGCGGCAGGGTTCTGCATCGGGCTGGGAGGCGCCGTATTCCTGCTCCAGACGGAAAAACTGGTGGGGGCGGTGCTGTTCTGCCTGGGCCTGTACACCATCTGTGAAATGCAGTTCCATCTGTTTACGGGCCGGGTGTGCTACGCCCTGGAACAGCCCCTGTGGCAGTGGCTCCGGTTCCCGGTGATCTGGTGCGGAAACTGGCTGGGGACGGGCCTGGCAGCCGGACTCCTGTCCCTGACCCGGGTGGGGCCGGCGGCCCGGCAGGCGGCCCAGGTACTGGTCCGGGCCAAGGACGGGGATACCCTGCTGAGCCTGTTTGTGCTGGGCTTTTTCTGCAATATCTTCGTCTACATTGCGGTGGAAGGATACAAGACCTTTCCCCTGGCCCTGGGCAAATACCTGGCCATTTTTGTGGGGATCACCGTATTCATCATGAGCGGCTATGAACACAGTGTGGCGGATATGTTCTACTATTTCATGGCGGGCCGGATGGACCCGGAGGCCCTGGTGCGGCTGCTGGTGATCACCGCCGGGAATGTGTGCGGCGGATGGGCCGCCTGGGGTGCCCGGCAGGCGGGGAAACGGGCTGCCCGGTAA
- a CDS encoding iron-containing alcohol dehydrogenase, with the protein MNPFQIDIPVKVLFGAGQLNRLHEQALPGKKALIVISSGKSTRANGYLDRTEKELAAAGAAAEVFAGIQANPTLESVGKGAQAARAMGADMIVALGGGSVMDAAKAIALMAVNEGNLWDYVGSGTGKGQKYAHRALPVIAITTTAGTGSEVDATSVITNQETHEKIGLKFPDLYPCLAIVDPELMLTVPPRLTAFQGFDALFHSLETYVNRKANLMSDMVASTAIRNIGAFLPRAVAQGDDVEARTHMAFANTLSGYAMVLGGCTSEHSLEHAMSAYHEVLPHGAGLIMLSLAYFGWLAEHHVCDDRLVDLARFLGRKDASRPEDFLEALASLQKACGVDGLKMSEYGITPEEFPKMAENATTAMKGLFLNDRMPLSREDCVAVYQKAYR; encoded by the coding sequence ATGAATCCATTCCAGATCGATATTCCTGTAAAAGTACTGTTTGGGGCGGGGCAGCTGAACCGGCTCCATGAACAGGCCCTGCCGGGGAAAAAGGCTCTGATCGTAATTTCCAGCGGCAAGTCCACCCGGGCCAACGGGTACCTGGACCGGACGGAAAAAGAACTGGCGGCGGCCGGGGCAGCTGCGGAAGTCTTTGCCGGCATCCAGGCCAATCCCACCCTGGAAAGCGTGGGAAAAGGCGCCCAGGCGGCCCGGGCCATGGGAGCGGACATGATTGTGGCCCTGGGGGGCGGTTCGGTGATGGACGCGGCCAAGGCCATTGCCCTGATGGCTGTCAACGAAGGGAACCTGTGGGATTATGTGGGGTCCGGCACTGGAAAGGGCCAAAAATATGCCCACCGGGCCCTGCCGGTGATCGCCATCACCACCACGGCAGGCACCGGATCGGAAGTGGATGCCACCAGTGTGATCACCAACCAGGAAACCCATGAGAAGATCGGGCTGAAATTCCCGGATCTGTATCCCTGCCTGGCCATTGTGGATCCGGAACTGATGCTGACGGTGCCGCCCCGGCTGACGGCGTTCCAGGGGTTCGATGCCCTGTTCCACAGCCTGGAAACCTATGTGAACCGGAAAGCCAATCTGATGAGCGACATGGTGGCTTCCACTGCCATCCGGAACATCGGCGCCTTCCTGCCCCGGGCCGTGGCCCAGGGAGACGATGTGGAAGCCCGGACCCATATGGCCTTTGCCAATACCCTGTCCGGTTATGCCATGGTCCTGGGGGGCTGCACCAGTGAACATTCCCTGGAGCATGCCATGAGTGCCTACCATGAAGTCCTGCCCCATGGAGCCGGGCTGATCATGCTTTCCCTGGCCTATTTCGGCTGGCTGGCAGAGCACCATGTGTGTGATGACCGTCTGGTGGATCTGGCCCGGTTCCTGGGCCGGAAGGACGCTTCCCGGCCGGAGGATTTCCTGGAAGCCCTGGCTTCTCTCCAGAAAGCCTGCGGGGTGGACGGGCTGAAGATGAGTGAGTACGGGATCACCCCGGAAGAATTCCCCAAAATGGCGGAAAATGCCACCACTGCCATGAAAGGGTTGTTCCTGAACGACCGGATGCCTCTGAGCCGGGAGGATTGTGTGGCCGTTTATCAGAAAGCCTATCGGTAA
- a CDS encoding biotin transporter BioY, translated as MRLREMVLCGLFIALVAVGALIRIPVGSDVYTLQFMFTLLAGLLLGGRLGALAVGTYVLMGLVGIPVFASGGGPSYVLQPTFGYLVGFTVQAWVCGKMARQGEGEVTLGRLLTINLVGMVIVYVLGISYFWLSSNYLIQAPIGFWAALWYCGVLQVVPDFLLCLGAAFVGLRCRKAGIWV; from the coding sequence ATGCGTTTGCGTGAAATGGTGCTGTGCGGGCTGTTCATTGCCCTGGTGGCGGTGGGGGCCCTGATCCGGATCCCGGTGGGGAGCGATGTGTATACCCTGCAGTTCATGTTTACCCTTCTGGCCGGGCTCCTGCTGGGAGGACGGCTGGGAGCCCTGGCGGTGGGGACCTATGTGCTCATGGGTCTGGTGGGGATCCCGGTGTTTGCGTCCGGGGGAGGGCCTTCCTATGTGCTCCAGCCCACTTTCGGCTACCTGGTGGGCTTTACGGTCCAGGCCTGGGTCTGCGGGAAAATGGCCCGGCAGGGAGAGGGGGAAGTGACCCTGGGCCGGCTGCTGACCATCAACCTGGTGGGGATGGTCATCGTCTATGTGCTGGGGATCAGCTATTTCTGGCTGTCGTCCAACTATCTGATCCAGGCGCCCATCGGCTTCTGGGCCGCCCTGTGGTACTGCGGGGTGCTCCAGGTGGTGCCGGATTTCCTTCTGTGCCTGGGAGCGGCCTTTGTGGGGCTCCGGTGCCGGAAGGCGGGGATCTGGGTGTGA
- the bioD gene encoding dethiobiotin synthase, translated as MGKAIFVTGTGTDVGKTYVTGLLVKKIRDAGLDGSYYKAALSGAEPDGQGNLVPGDAAWVKETAGLKDPLTDLVTYVYREAVSPHLAARINHRPVELETIREAFQKARARHEYLTMEGSGGILCPLRWDERQHLLLEDMIRALDLGCLLVADAGLGTINSTVLTVEYLQHRSIPVRGILFNRWKPGDRMQEDNRAMVEELTGIPVLACVKEGDRELEGPLDGLLAAYA; from the coding sequence ATGGGCAAAGCGATATTTGTTACGGGAACCGGAACGGATGTGGGAAAGACCTATGTGACCGGTCTTCTGGTGAAGAAGATCCGGGACGCCGGGTTGGACGGCAGCTATTACAAGGCGGCCCTCAGCGGGGCGGAACCGGACGGGCAGGGGAATCTGGTGCCCGGGGATGCGGCCTGGGTGAAGGAAACGGCCGGGCTGAAGGATCCCCTGACAGACCTGGTGACCTATGTGTACCGGGAAGCGGTGTCCCCCCATCTGGCGGCCCGGATCAACCACCGGCCGGTGGAACTGGAAACCATCCGGGAGGCCTTCCAAAAAGCCCGGGCGCGGCATGAGTATCTCACCATGGAAGGCAGCGGAGGCATCCTCTGTCCCCTTCGCTGGGACGAAAGGCAGCACCTGCTGCTGGAAGACATGATCCGGGCCCTGGACCTGGGCTGTCTCCTGGTGGCGGATGCCGGGCTGGGGACCATCAACAGCACGGTACTGACGGTGGAATACCTGCAGCACCGGTCCATCCCCGTCCGGGGCATCCTGTTCAACCGGTGGAAACCCGGGGACCGGATGCAGGAAGACAACCGGGCCATGGTGGAAGAACTGACAGGCATCCCGGTGCTGGCCTGTGTGAAAGAAGGGGACCGGGAACTGGAAGGTCCCCTGGACGGACTGCTGGCAGCCTATGCATAA
- the bioA gene encoding adenosylmethionine--8-amino-7-oxononanoate transaminase → MEHKTMEQRDLDLIWHPCSQMKDYETLPPMVIDHAQGVWLYDIHGKAYLDIVSSWWANLLGHRNPVLNARIKSQLDKLEHVIFANFTHEPAITLAERLKVLVPEGLCRFQFHDNGSASVEAALKLCFQYWAQTGHPEKQRFMCLTEGYHGETIGALSVGSMDLFAKLYQPMMMDNIHVEAPDCFRCPYGKDRDHCRCECFAKAEEAFVQHGKETAAMIVEPLLQGSAGMRVYPALYLQKLRALCDAYEVKLIADEIATGFGRTGTLFACGQAGITPDVMCLSKGLTGGYMPMSLTVTNQEIYDAFYDDYGKHKAFLHSHTYAGNPLGCAAAHGVLDVLEQDSILPRARKIAQWLTEEMEARFGNHPLVGEIRHIGLIHALELVADKKTKAPFPAEKRLGYQFYRKALERGLVLRPLGDVLYFNPPLTITRGELTQAMDILEQVLA, encoded by the coding sequence ATGGAACACAAAACAATGGAACAGCGGGACCTGGACCTGATCTGGCATCCCTGTTCTCAGATGAAAGATTACGAAACCCTGCCTCCCATGGTCATTGACCACGCCCAGGGAGTCTGGCTCTATGACATCCACGGGAAAGCCTATCTGGACATTGTCAGTTCCTGGTGGGCCAATCTGCTGGGCCACCGGAACCCGGTACTCAACGCACGGATCAAAAGCCAGCTGGACAAACTGGAACACGTGATCTTTGCCAATTTCACCCATGAACCGGCCATCACCCTGGCGGAACGGCTGAAGGTCCTGGTGCCGGAGGGTCTGTGCCGGTTCCAGTTCCACGACAACGGATCGGCGTCGGTGGAAGCGGCCCTGAAACTGTGTTTCCAGTACTGGGCCCAGACCGGGCACCCGGAAAAACAGCGGTTCATGTGCCTGACGGAAGGGTACCACGGAGAAACCATCGGGGCCCTGTCCGTAGGGAGCATGGACCTGTTCGCCAAACTGTACCAGCCCATGATGATGGACAACATCCATGTGGAAGCCCCGGACTGCTTCCGCTGCCCCTATGGCAAGGACCGGGATCACTGCCGGTGTGAATGTTTTGCCAAAGCGGAAGAAGCTTTTGTCCAGCACGGGAAGGAAACGGCGGCCATGATCGTGGAGCCCCTGCTCCAGGGCAGTGCCGGGATGCGGGTGTATCCGGCCCTGTATCTCCAGAAGCTCCGGGCCCTGTGCGATGCCTATGAGGTGAAGCTGATCGCCGACGAAATCGCCACCGGCTTCGGCCGCACCGGGACCCTGTTTGCCTGCGGCCAGGCGGGGATCACCCCGGATGTGATGTGCCTGTCCAAGGGGCTTACTGGAGGATACATGCCCATGTCACTGACGGTGACCAACCAGGAAATCTATGATGCGTTCTATGATGACTACGGCAAGCACAAAGCCTTCCTCCACAGCCACACCTATGCAGGGAATCCCCTGGGCTGTGCAGCGGCCCACGGGGTGCTGGACGTACTGGAACAGGACAGCATCCTGCCCCGGGCCCGGAAAATCGCCCAGTGGCTGACGGAAGAAATGGAAGCCCGGTTCGGGAACCATCCCCTGGTGGGGGAAATCCGCCACATCGGGCTGATCCACGCCCTGGAACTGGTGGCGGACAAAAAGACCAAAGCCCCCTTCCCGGCGGAAAAACGGCTGGGATACCAGTTCTACCGGAAAGCCCTGGAACGGGGGCTGGTGCTGCGGCCCCTGGGGGATGTGCTGTACTTCAATCCGCCCCTGACCATTACCCGGGGAGAGCTGACCCAGGCCATGGACATCCTGGAACAGGTGCTGGCTTAA
- a CDS encoding LysR family transcriptional regulator, whose product MDTNNLRYFAAVAQYGSITRAARAMYISQPQLSHIIKQLEKEMGLTLFRRTSQGTRLTLDGQRILAHSKVILREMDQLRHLSTARKQDCGCLNVSMTRFSHTAECFNEICRRYQDAESFSNHLCEAATLDVIAQVKNGYSNVGVIHMATRRDDLETYFAQQGLHYIPLASFPPYVCLSAEHELVRRFGRKGIHIQELQDYGFVRYIGQYEDFIYHISTEKGPIDLNDTRKVIYVNDRQEQMALLSRTNFFTVGIMEFLGQDSLYKVVSVPLLGCSEHLRFGLILREGAMLSRMENDFIQLLRDRYARLQTETTSSAL is encoded by the coding sequence ATGGATACCAACAATCTTCGCTATTTTGCCGCTGTGGCCCAGTACGGGTCCATTACCCGGGCTGCCAGGGCCATGTACATCTCCCAGCCCCAGCTCAGCCACATCATCAAACAACTGGAAAAAGAAATGGGCCTCACCCTGTTCCGCCGCACCAGCCAGGGCACCCGGCTGACCCTGGACGGCCAGCGGATCCTGGCCCATTCCAAGGTGATCCTCCGGGAAATGGATCAGCTCCGGCACCTTTCCACCGCCCGGAAGCAGGACTGCGGCTGCCTGAACGTAAGCATGACCCGTTTTTCCCATACCGCCGAATGTTTCAACGAAATCTGCCGGCGCTACCAGGATGCGGAAAGCTTTTCCAACCACCTGTGCGAAGCCGCCACCCTGGATGTGATTGCCCAGGTGAAGAACGGCTATTCCAATGTGGGGGTCATCCACATGGCTACCCGCCGGGACGATCTGGAAACCTATTTTGCCCAACAGGGGCTCCACTATATCCCCCTGGCCAGCTTCCCTCCCTATGTGTGCCTCTCCGCCGAGCACGAACTGGTCCGCCGGTTCGGCCGGAAAGGCATCCACATCCAGGAACTCCAGGACTACGGCTTTGTCCGGTACATCGGCCAGTACGAGGACTTCATCTACCACATCAGCACGGAAAAAGGCCCCATCGACCTGAACGATACCCGGAAAGTGATCTACGTCAATGACCGGCAGGAGCAGATGGCCCTGCTGTCCCGGACCAATTTCTTCACCGTGGGCATCATGGAATTCCTGGGCCAGGACTCCCTGTACAAGGTGGTTTCCGTCCCTCTCCTGGGCTGCAGCGAGCATCTCCGGTTCGGGCTCATCCTCCGGGAAGGAGCCATGCTGTCCCGGATGGAAAATGACTTCATCCAGCTGCTCCGGGACCGGTATGCCCGGCTCCAGACAGAAACCACTTCATCGGCTTTGTAA
- a CDS encoding DUF1653 domain-containing protein has translation MENRIFHPGDIVRHFKRERLTEGEKRTNRYLYQIVGPAVHSETREPLMVYQALYGDFGLYVRPYAMFCSEVDHKKYPDVKQKYRFEKV, from the coding sequence ATGGAAAACCGTATTTTTCATCCAGGTGATATTGTCCGCCATTTCAAACGGGAACGGCTGACGGAAGGGGAAAAACGGACCAACCGGTATCTGTACCAGATCGTGGGCCCGGCGGTCCATTCGGAAACCCGGGAGCCCCTGATGGTGTACCAGGCCCTGTACGGGGATTTCGGACTGTACGTCCGGCCCTACGCCATGTTCTGCAGCGAAGTGGATCACAAGAAATATCCCGATGTGAAGCAGAAGTACCGGTTTGAGAAGGTGTAG
- a CDS encoding DMT family transporter has translation MNLSFLSPRGRMLLSLAIFGTIGLVRRFIPLGSVPLAFLRAALGCLTLLVLMQAGHMPFHWDKLKERAPKLLFSGLLLGLDWVFFFEAFNHTTVAIATLCYYMAPVFMLAAAPLVFHETIRRRKLVCAAITIGGMLLVSGVLGSDGNIGDITGVLCALAGAFFYAAIIVLSKTIQGLDPYEQTAVQLGTAAFFLLVYCLFTGQMDFQAMTGTGWGLTLLLGVVHTGLAYGIYFGSLTQVPAQTTAILSYVDPVVAVCISVFVLQEPITELQLAGICLVLGGMISGERK, from the coding sequence ATGAATCTTTCTTTTCTCTCTCCCCGGGGCCGGATGCTCCTGTCCCTGGCCATATTCGGGACCATCGGACTGGTGCGCCGGTTCATTCCCCTGGGGTCCGTACCCCTGGCGTTCCTGCGGGCGGCCCTGGGGTGCCTGACCCTGCTGGTGCTGATGCAGGCCGGGCATATGCCCTTCCACTGGGACAAACTGAAGGAACGGGCACCGAAACTTCTTTTCAGCGGTCTGCTGCTGGGGCTGGACTGGGTATTTTTCTTTGAGGCCTTCAATCACACCACCGTGGCCATTGCCACCCTGTGCTATTACATGGCGCCGGTATTCATGCTGGCGGCGGCGCCCCTGGTATTCCACGAAACCATCCGCCGCCGGAAACTGGTGTGTGCGGCCATTACCATTGGGGGCATGCTGCTGGTATCCGGGGTGCTGGGCAGTGACGGGAACATCGGGGATATCACCGGAGTGCTGTGTGCCCTGGCCGGAGCCTTTTTCTATGCGGCCATCATTGTCCTGAGCAAGACCATCCAGGGGCTGGACCCCTATGAGCAGACGGCAGTTCAGCTGGGAACGGCGGCCTTTTTCCTGCTGGTGTACTGCCTTTTCACCGGGCAGATGGATTTCCAGGCCATGACCGGCACCGGCTGGGGGCTGACCCTGCTGCTGGGAGTGGTCCACACCGGGCTGGCCTATGGGATCTATTTCGGCAGCCTGACCCAGGTGCCGGCCCAGACCACCGCCATCCTCAGCTATGTGGATCCGGTGGTGGCGGTGTGCATTTCCGTATTCGTACTCCAGGAACCCATTACGGAGCTCCAGCTGGCAGGCATCTGCCTGGTGCTGGGGGGCATGATCAGCGGAGAGAGAAAGTAG
- a CDS encoding M24 family metallopeptidase, with amino-acid sequence MTILEHDILISEDLRRVPREELENRLERLRETLTQQDPGWQMAVITDKLDMYYFTGTMQEGAFMVRPQDAILWVRRSLARALNESLLPEGWIRRMHSYRQPAEYYGENLPREVYLDEKHTSLEWLRFFRKYFPFEARKNLDQVLGRLRSVKSDYELALLARSGQIHGDVLMQEAPVFLKVGISEAELAIQLYLRMVLKGSQGVARTNRPTGEDAIGLASFGKSALVRTAFDGPGGTSGTCVAVQSIGSAFRLLKPGRLVYLDIPCGVDGYNTDKTVVYYFGDLDRDPAKEEILRAYNYCLELEKQTMALLKPGAVLGEIYDTVMEDFDPYYEKMFMNGGRFLGHSIGMCMDETPVIAGGVKDRVEENMVFAVEPKIALPGLGMVGTENTYRIGPEGPVCLTGGSQPLRVVR; translated from the coding sequence ATGACCATTCTGGAACATGATATCCTGATCAGTGAAGATCTGCGCCGGGTGCCCCGGGAAGAACTGGAGAACCGGCTGGAACGGCTGCGGGAGACCCTGACCCAACAGGATCCCGGCTGGCAGATGGCGGTGATCACGGACAAACTGGACATGTATTATTTTACCGGCACCATGCAGGAAGGGGCCTTTATGGTCCGTCCCCAGGACGCCATCCTGTGGGTGCGCCGGAGCCTGGCCCGGGCCCTCAACGAGAGTCTGCTGCCGGAAGGCTGGATCCGCCGGATGCACAGCTACCGGCAGCCGGCAGAATATTACGGGGAAAATCTGCCCCGGGAAGTGTACCTGGACGAAAAACACACGTCCCTGGAATGGCTCCGGTTCTTCCGGAAGTATTTTCCCTTTGAAGCCCGGAAAAACCTGGACCAAGTGCTGGGGCGCCTGCGCAGTGTGAAAAGCGACTACGAACTGGCTCTTCTGGCCCGGAGCGGACAGATCCACGGGGATGTGCTGATGCAGGAGGCACCGGTGTTCCTGAAGGTGGGGATCAGCGAGGCAGAACTGGCCATCCAGCTGTATCTCCGGATGGTGCTGAAGGGCAGCCAGGGGGTGGCCCGGACCAACCGGCCCACCGGGGAAGACGCCATCGGCCTGGCTTCTTTCGGGAAAAGCGCCCTGGTGCGGACGGCTTTTGACGGCCCCGGGGGCACCAGCGGCACCTGCGTGGCGGTCCAGAGCATCGGATCGGCCTTCCGGCTGCTGAAACCGGGCCGGCTGGTGTACCTGGACATCCCCTGCGGAGTGGACGGGTACAATACGGATAAAACCGTGGTGTACTATTTCGGGGATCTGGACCGGGATCCGGCCAAAGAAGAGATCCTCCGGGCCTACAATTACTGTCTGGAACTGGAAAAACAGACGATGGCCCTGCTGAAGCCCGGTGCCGTACTGGGAGAAATCTATGATACGGTCATGGAGGACTTCGATCCCTACTATGAAAAGATGTTCATGAACGGGGGCCGGTTCCTGGGCCACAGCATCGGCATGTGCATGGACGAGACCCCGGTGATTGCCGGCGGGGTCAAAGACCGGGTGGAGGAAAACATGGTCTTTGCGGTGGAACCCAAAATCGCCCTGCCGGGCCTGGGGATGGTGGGGACGGAAAACACCTACCGGATCGGACCGGAGGGACCGGTATGCCTGACGGGGGGATCCCAGCCTCTGCGGGTTGTCCGTTGA
- a CDS encoding alanine/glycine:cation symporter family protein: protein MMEFLDAVDSILYYPILLVVMGAAGLYFSIRMGFVQVRWLPEAIRLLMVKPQDGNGTSPFQALMVSTAACVGTGNIIGISTAICLGGPGAAFWMTVMAIIGAASSFTECTLAQIFKRRKEDGSAYGGPAYYIEDALHNKAMATAFVVFLLLTYSFGFNLLCSYNVQSTFSVYSFYHPDTTPAVIGAVMAVLVGICVMGGAKAIEKAAGILVPFMGVAYALVTLVVLVLNFQEVPRVFEAILADAFNFRAIFSGIAGSCLVMGIKRGLYSNEAGVGSAPNAAAAATTTHPVKQGLVQMLSVYIDTVILCNATAFMCLVSGVPGNADNAGALWVQTSLHKVLGDFGPLFITVSMLVFSFTTLIGNIYYCENGLAYLNHKRIPSRGFMKGFHLYAVLVVFLGAIIPMAAAWDLADIMMGGMTLINLTACVLLGGVVVHAYEDYKKQKTAGLDPQFKGTSIGLKPEELDFWK, encoded by the coding sequence ATGATGGAATTTCTCGATGCGGTGGACAGTATCCTGTACTACCCGATCCTGCTGGTGGTCATGGGGGCCGCCGGGCTCTACTTCAGTATCCGTATGGGCTTTGTCCAGGTGCGCTGGCTGCCGGAAGCCATCCGGCTCCTGATGGTGAAGCCCCAGGACGGGAATGGCACCTCTCCCTTCCAGGCCCTGATGGTCTCCACCGCCGCCTGTGTGGGCACCGGGAACATCATCGGCATTTCCACTGCCATCTGCCTGGGCGGTCCCGGCGCCGCCTTCTGGATGACCGTCATGGCCATCATCGGCGCCGCCTCTTCCTTTACGGAATGTACCCTGGCCCAGATCTTCAAACGGCGGAAAGAAGACGGTTCCGCCTACGGGGGCCCGGCCTACTACATTGAAGACGCGCTCCACAACAAAGCCATGGCCACCGCCTTCGTGGTGTTCCTGCTGCTGACCTATTCCTTCGGCTTCAACCTGCTCTGCTCCTACAATGTCCAGTCCACCTTCTCCGTGTACAGCTTCTACCATCCGGACACCACCCCTGCGGTGATTGGCGCGGTAATGGCAGTGCTGGTGGGCATCTGTGTCATGGGCGGTGCCAAAGCCATTGAAAAGGCCGCCGGCATCCTGGTGCCCTTCATGGGAGTAGCCTATGCCCTGGTGACCCTGGTGGTGCTGGTCCTCAACTTCCAGGAAGTCCCCCGGGTCTTCGAAGCCATCCTGGCTGACGCCTTCAATTTCCGGGCCATTTTCAGCGGCATTGCCGGTTCCTGCCTGGTCATGGGCATCAAACGGGGCCTGTATTCCAACGAAGCCGGTGTAGGATCCGCCCCCAACGCCGCAGCCGCTGCCACCACCACCCATCCGGTGAAACAGGGTCTGGTCCAGATGCTCTCCGTGTACATCGACACGGTGATCCTGTGCAACGCCACCGCCTTCATGTGCCTGGTATCCGGGGTCCCGGGCAATGCGGACAACGCCGGCGCCCTGTGGGTCCAGACTTCCCTCCACAAAGTCCTGGGAGATTTCGGGCCTCTGTTCATTACTGTATCCATGCTGGTGTTCTCCTTCACCACCCTGATCGGGAACATCTACTACTGTGAAAACGGCCTGGCTTACCTGAACCACAAACGGATTCCCAGCCGGGGCTTCATGAAAGGCTTCCATCTCTATGCCGTCCTGGTGGTCTTCCTGGGCGCCATCATCCCCATGGCCGCCGCCTGGGACCTGGCGGACATCATGATGGGTGGCATGACCCTGATCAACCTGACTGCCTGTGTGCTGCTGGGAGGCGTGGTGGTCCATGCCTATGAGGATTACAAAAAACAGAAAACGGCCGGACTGGATCCCCAGTTCAAAGGGACATCCATCGGCCTGAAACCGGAAGAATTGGATTTCTGGAAATAA